In Gammaproteobacteria bacterium, the genomic stretch TTTTGCTTATCCATAATAGCTTTTACACATAAAACTGCCAAAAACGGTGCGATGTCAGGAGCAAAATGAATGTCCCTCTTATAACTCATTGCGTTCCATAGCCTCAGCCAGCCTATTTGACCCTCGTGCCTTTAACTGCCTAATTACCTGCGCCCTATCTTGTAACGAACGATTTTGACTGAGTTTATATTTGCACTGAATATTTGTGATCGTGACCTCGAAGCCAAGAATAGCACCTAGCATGGATGATTTATATTGTGGTAGCCACGGGATTTCAAAGGTGGATTCATATTTTGAAGTCAGATCGTTGACTATTTCTTCAAAGTCTTCGGGATTTCGGAGTACCTTGCACTGCCCATAAATATGAACTGCCTGATAATTCCAGGTGGGCACGCCTGGGGAATTATACCAGGAAGGCGAAATGTAATCGTGAGCACCCACGATGGTAATCAGGACTTCCTGTCCATCGACTTCAGTGTGTTGCGGGTTTTCTCGAGCAAAATGACCGAGCACTTTAGATTTGTCTTTAGAAAGTAAAAATGGCAGATGCGTAGAGAAGAGTTTGCCACCAACACTTGAGATAAGCTGGCCGAAGGAATTTGCTTCGACAAAAGCATATATTTCATTTTCGTCGGTGAATTCAAAATGTTTGGGGATATACATAATCTTTCCTTGAATTACAACGCCCAGCCGAGGCGCGAAGAGCGCAGCGACGTGTCACGTGAGCAAAGCAAACAAACTCGGGCTTATGGTTAGGCGCCTAAATGAAATATGGCACATTAGTCAAAAAGATCCATATTGGCATTCACGTACTCCATAACTTCATCATATTTGAATTCGTCAATCTTCTCATGTACTACATAGCAATATAGGAACGAAGAAACCAGATGAAACTTATAATAACCCCTGGACTCTTCATCTAGGGAAACATCTGTTTCATATTGTTCTTGGTTTAATTCCCCCATTTTCTGAAGAAGCGAAACATCATTTAGATCATACCTCTCTGCGTATAAAAGTGGTGCCAATAGGTAAATATCCTCTAATGAGAACGATTTTTCTCTTGCAATTTCTAACGCTCTTTTTAAAGCTTCTTCTGATGCTTCAAGCCAGTGTTTCATAGTAGACTCTCATTTTTGTGCGCATAAGGTTGAAAATAGCCGGTGCGCAGCGGAAAACCTGTCCGCCAAAATGCGCTTGTTATAACTCATTTTCCTTTTTGAATTTTCCGTTTTTCAGAAAATACACTGTCTGCTCAATTACCGCCTCATTATTCATGAGAAATGGGTGTGTCGCCGGAAGGACAATGAAATCCTCCATCCCTTCGACTTTCGTTGCTTCGACCGAAACCTTTCCGTCATCCGGGTTCGGCAGAAACGCAGACAGAATGAGATTAATGCTTTGCGTGCCAGCAATCACCCCCAGTTCAAAGTTTACCGGACCAAGCGATTTGGGAACGTCATTCTCGCCTGTTCCGAGTTGCATACCGGCCGGGCCGTTGAGGAGCTCAAAGCCAGGTGCATTCTTCAAATTGTCGACAACTTCGCTGCCCTTGTTGGGAGGTCCAAGCATGACCACCCGACCAATATCTTCTCTTTCGTGCTTTTTGAGATAGACTCGGACGAGAATTCCTCCCAGTGAGTGGGTTACAAAGTTAATCTTTGTCGTTGCGTTCGACTCACATTTGTTGATTCCTTCCCCAACCGCAATTTCTGCGAGTTCGTCAACCGTATGTTTGCGCGACGGGTAGTCGATGTTTTGGACAATAAAGGCTTCCGCGGATAGCCGCGCTTCCATCGTTTTCATCGAATCGGCCGTACGGGCCAGTCCGTGCAAAAGTACGACACATTCACTCGCAAAAGATGGGATGCAAATCAGCAGCAGTGCGAATGCTGCGACACAATGTCGCACTAGTAATGAGCGCATGAGTTATAACGCGGCAATAGCCCGCAAAAGTATGGTGCCGTAAAATGGCGCAGAACGTTGGTCGGCGCGAGCGAAGCGAGTGGTTCTCTAGTTGCCATGTTAGCCGCCGTTTTTAGAGCTAGAAACAAATTCAATTTGGAACTCGCTCTGTTCGCAGTCATCGGGCGGCTCCCAAAGTTTACTCGCAATTTCGAATATGTGATCAGGAACCACCATTGAGAACGTGGCACCTCTTTCAAGATTGCGACGTCGAACACGCTCCCGGCGCTCGCTGTGAGGAGCATCGAGAATGTAAACAATGAGAGGTAGTCCGTCGTTTTGCACTTGGTGGCAGAAATCAATGCGACCTTGACGTTGAATAAGCCCGAGCTCGAGAATCACGTCTTTACCTGACACAAGAAGGCGAAGACTATGAGTCCATATAAGATTAAGAAGCCTTTCCTTTCTTTCTAGGTACCAAGAAGC encodes the following:
- a CDS encoding FMN-binding negative transcriptional regulator, with translation MYIPKHFEFTDENEIYAFVEANSFGQLISSVGGKLFSTHLPFLLSKDKSKVLGHFARENPQHTEVDGQEVLITIVGAHDYISPSWYNSPGVPTWNYQAVHIYGQCKVLRNPEDFEEIVNDLTSKYESTFEIPWLPQYKSSMLGAILGFEVTITNIQCKYKLSQNRSLQDRAQVIRQLKARGSNRLAEAMERNEL
- a CDS encoding alpha/beta hydrolase, which gives rise to MRSLLVRHCVAAFALLLICIPSFASECVVLLHGLARTADSMKTMEARLSAEAFIVQNIDYPSRKHTVDELAEIAVGEGINKCESNATTKINFVTHSLGGILVRVYLKKHEREDIGRVVMLGPPNKGSEVVDNLKNAPGFELLNGPAGMQLGTGENDVPKSLGPVNFELGVIAGTQSINLILSAFLPNPDDGKVSVEATKVEGMEDFIVLPATHPFLMNNEAVIEQTVYFLKNGKFKKENEL
- a CDS encoding ATP-binding protein, which codes for MPIVHLIEGPVGAGKSTFAVQLAASNGGVHIALDEWFANLFSPDRPAGDFASWYLERKERLLNLIWTHSLRLLVSGKDVILELGLIQRQGRIDFCHQVQNDGLPLIVYILDAPHSERRERVRRRNLERGATFSMVVPDHIFEIASKLWEPPDDCEQSEFQIEFVSSSKNGG